The following are encoded in a window of Urocitellus parryii isolate mUroPar1 chromosome 7, mUroPar1.hap1, whole genome shotgun sequence genomic DNA:
- the Rad21 gene encoding double-strand-break repair protein rad21 homolog translates to MFYAHFVLSKRGPLAKIWLAAHWDKKLTKAHVFECNLESSVESIISPKVKMALRTSGHLLLGVVRIYHRKAKYLLADCNEAFIKIKMAFRPGVVDLPEENREAAYNAITLPEEFHDFDQPLPDLDDIDVAQQFSLNQSRVEEITMREEVGNISILQENDFGDFGMDDREIMREGSAFEDDDMLVSTSASNLLLEPEQSTSNLNEKINHLEYEDQYKDDNFGEGNDGGILDDKLISNNDGGIFDDPPALSEAGVMLPEQPAHDDMDEDDNVSMGGPDSPDSVDPVEPMPTMTDQTTLVPNEEEAFALEPIDITVKETKAKRKRKLIVDSVKELDSKTIRAQLSDYSDIVTTLDLAPPTKKLMMWKETGGVEKLFSLPAQPLWNNRLLKLFTRCLTPLVPEDLRKRRKGGEADNLDEFLKEFENPEVPREDQQQQHQQRDVIDEPILEEPSRLQESVMEASRTNLDESAMPPPPPQGVKRKAGQVDPEPVIPPQQVEQMEIPPVELPPEEPPNICQLIPELELLPEKEKEKEKEKEDDEEEEDEDASGGDQDQEERRWNKRTQQMLHGLQRALAKTGAESISLLELCRNTNRKQAAAKFYSFLVLKKQQAIELTQEEPYSDIIATPGPRFHII, encoded by the exons ATGTTCTACGCACATTTTGTTCTCAGTAAAAGAGGGCCTCTGGCCAAAATTTGGCTAGCGGCCCATTGGGATAAGAAGCTAACCAAAGCCCATGTGTTTGAGTGTAATTTAGAGAGCAGCGTGGAGAGTATCATCTCACCGAAG GTGAAGATGGCACTGCGAACATCAGGACATCTCTTGCTGGGAGTAGTTCGAATCTATCACAGGAAAGCCAAATATCTGCTTGCAGACTGTAATGAAGCATTCATTAAGATAAAGATGGCTTTTCGGCCAg GTGTTGTTGACCTGCCTGAAGAAAATCGGGAGGCAGCCTATAATGCCATTACTTTACCTGAAGAATTTCATGACTTTGATCAACCGCTGCCAGACTTAGA TGACATTGATGTAGCCCAGCAGTTCAGCCTGAACCAGAGTAGAGTGGAAGAGATAACCATGAGAGAGGAAGTTGGGAACATCAGTATACTACAAGAAAATGAttttg GTGACTTTGGAATGGATGATCGTGAGATAATGAGAGAAGGCAGTGCATTTGAGGATGATGACATGTTAGTAAGCACAAGTGCTTCTAACCTACTCCTAGAACCTGAACAGAGCACCAGCAATCTGAATGAGAAAATTAACCATTTAGAATATGAAGACCAATATAAAGATGATaattttggagaaggaaatgatggtggaatattaG ATGACAAACTTATTAGTAATAATGATGGCGGTATCTTTGATGATCCCCCCGCCCTCTCTGAGGCAGGGGTGATGTTGCCAGAGCAGCCTGCACACGATGATATGGATGAAGACGATAATGTATCAA tgggTGGGCCTGACAGTCCTGATTCAGTGGATCCTGTTGAACCAATGCCAACTATGACTGATCAGACAACACTTGTTCCAAACGAGGAAGAAGCATTTGCTTTGGAACCCATTGATATAACTG tcaaagaaacaaaagccaagaggaagaggaagctaATTGTTGACAGTGTCAAAGAGTTGGATAGCAAGACAATTAGAGCCCAACTTAGTGATTATTCTGATATTGTTACTACTTTGGATCTGGCACCACCTACCAAGAAATTGATGATGTGGAAAGAAACAGGAGGAGTGGAAAAGCTTTTCTCTTTACCTGCTCAGCCTTTATGGAATAACAGACTACTGAAG ctCTTTACACGCTGTCTTACACCACTTGTACCAGAAGATCttagaaaaaggaggaaaggaggagaggcaGATAATTTGGATGAGTTCCTCAAAGAATTTGAAAATCCAGAGGTTCCTAGAGAGGACCAGCAACAGCAGCATCAACAGCGAGATGTTATTG ATGAGCCTATTTTGGAGGAGCCCAGCCGCCTCCAAGAGTCAGTGATGGAGGCCAGCAGAACAAACCTGGATGAGTCGGCCatgcccccaccaccacctcagGGGGTTAAACGAAAAGCTGGACAAGTTGATCCAGAGCCTGTGATACCT cCACAGCAGGTAGAACAGATGGAAATACCACCTGTAGAGCTACCCCCAGAAGAACCTCCAAATATCTGTCAGCTAATACCAGAGTTAGAACTTctgccagaaaaagaaaaggagaaagagaaggagaaagaggatgatgaagaggaagag GATGAAGATGCTTCAGGGGGTGATCAGGATCAAGAAGAAAGGAGATGGAACAAAAGGACTCAGCAGATGCTTCATGGTCTTCAG cGAGCTCTTGCCAAAACTGGAGCTGAATCCATCAGTTTGCTTGAATTATGTCgaaacacaaacagaaaacagGCTGCAGCAAAGTTCTACAGCTTCTTGGTTCTCAAAAAGCAGCAAGCTATTGAGCTGACACAGGAAGAACCATACAGTGACATCATTGCAACACCTGGACCAAGGTTCCATATTATTTGA